One part of the Paraburkholderia flagellata genome encodes these proteins:
- a CDS encoding LacI family DNA-binding transcriptional regulator, translating to MGTTIRDVAQAANVSIGTVSRALKNQPGLSEATRERIVEVARVLGYDCAQLRPRIRRLTFLLHRQHNNFAASPFFSHVLHGVEDACREHGIVPALLTAGPADDTVQQLRLHAPDAIAVAGFVEPEMLAALVALQRPLVLIDLWAPDLRSVNIDNAAGAALAMQHLFELGRRRIAFIGGSLAHYSIAQRALGYRRAFFEAGLLFDPSLETTIDGGLDPDTGASLAMQRLLDSARAASRPPPDALFAYNDAAALAAMRVCLANGLRVPEDIAIIGFDDIAGATHATPPLSTIAVDKEALGRRGVELLLEETPATSEIRLPVQLVARASTLGAASSNLVAPHAVRHIASTPQSA from the coding sequence ATGGGGACAACCATTCGTGACGTCGCGCAGGCCGCCAACGTGTCGATCGGCACCGTGTCGCGCGCGTTGAAAAACCAGCCAGGCCTTTCCGAAGCCACGCGCGAGCGCATCGTCGAAGTCGCGCGCGTGCTCGGCTATGACTGCGCGCAACTGCGCCCGCGCATTCGCCGGCTCACGTTCCTGCTCCACCGCCAGCACAACAACTTCGCGGCGAGCCCGTTCTTCTCGCACGTGCTGCACGGCGTGGAAGACGCCTGCCGCGAACACGGCATCGTGCCCGCGCTGCTCACGGCCGGCCCCGCCGACGACACCGTCCAGCAGTTGCGCCTGCACGCGCCCGACGCCATCGCCGTGGCGGGTTTCGTCGAGCCGGAAATGCTCGCCGCGCTCGTCGCGCTGCAACGGCCGCTCGTGCTGATCGACCTGTGGGCGCCGGACCTGCGCTCGGTGAACATCGACAACGCGGCGGGCGCCGCGCTCGCCATGCAGCATTTGTTCGAGCTCGGACGGCGGCGCATTGCGTTCATCGGCGGATCGCTCGCGCACTACAGCATCGCGCAGCGCGCGCTCGGCTACCGGCGCGCGTTCTTCGAGGCGGGCCTCCTGTTCGACCCATCGCTCGAAACAACGATAGACGGCGGCCTCGATCCCGACACCGGCGCGTCTCTCGCAATGCAGCGTTTGCTCGATTCGGCGCGGGCCGCATCGCGGCCGCCGCCCGACGCCCTGTTCGCCTACAACGACGCCGCCGCGCTCGCGGCCATGCGCGTGTGCCTCGCCAACGGCCTGCGCGTGCCCGAGGACATCGCCATCATCGGTTTCGACGATATCGCGGGCGCCACGCACGCCACGCCGCCGCTCTCGACGATCGCCGTCGACAAGGAAGCACTCGGGCGGCGCGGCGTCGAACTGCTGCTCGAAGAAACGCCCGCCACGAGCGAGATCCGCTTGCCGGTGCAGCTCGTCGCGCGCGCGAGCACCCTGGGTGCGGCGTCATCGAATCTCGTCGCCCCGCACGCTGTCCGTCACATTGCAAGCACGCCGCAGAGCGCCTGA
- a CDS encoding EAL domain-containing protein, whose translation MSASARAPFLHATPGVGALIAQRQLRAVFQPIVDFECGAILGYEGLIRGPAGSSLETPAALFARAGDEQCTAALERAAARTCIETFAGLDCPGKLFLNFSADALRQLTAAGDAALALFDGPIDPTRVVIELTEQSAIHDLRNFSPVVQTLRAAGAQFALDDYGTANASLNLWVQLQPDVVKIDRFFIHDIAHDALKFEAVRAMQHFAQASGTRLVAEGIETAADLIVLRDMGIDCGQGFFFGRPNVEPLRVLAREAREAIRADHIAVFPEATRSAATQPAGGGAPASKMLVRAPALPRQATNNDVLELFNGQPDLHAVAVVEDEAPVALINRRAFMDRYALPYHRELFGKKACLQFANAQPVLIEQSMTVEQMATLLASDDQRYLADGFVITDNGRYAGLGTGESLVRAVTEVRIQAARYANPLTFLPGNIPISSHIERLLSHDAGFHACYVDLNQFKPFNDQYGYWQGDEVLKFAATVLADACDPTRDFLGHVGGDDFLILFQSETWRERARQAIETFNEGAQRFYAPADRLAGGIHGEDRHGNATFFTFVTMAIGCVHVAPGEGAQHSSDAIASLAALAKRRAKQEATGLVVIDGSASADLLPTLGSTSGEAASA comes from the coding sequence ATGTCTGCGTCTGCTCGCGCGCCATTCCTTCACGCCACGCCCGGCGTTGGGGCACTGATCGCCCAGCGCCAGCTGCGCGCCGTCTTCCAGCCCATCGTCGACTTCGAGTGTGGCGCGATCCTCGGCTACGAGGGGCTCATTCGTGGACCGGCCGGCTCGTCGCTCGAAACGCCCGCCGCCCTCTTCGCGCGCGCAGGCGACGAACAATGCACCGCGGCGCTTGAGCGCGCGGCCGCCCGCACCTGCATCGAAACATTCGCCGGGCTCGACTGCCCCGGCAAGCTGTTCCTCAATTTCAGCGCCGACGCGCTGCGCCAGCTCACCGCTGCCGGCGACGCCGCGCTCGCACTCTTCGACGGCCCGATCGACCCGACGCGCGTCGTGATCGAACTCACCGAGCAGAGCGCCATCCACGACCTGCGCAACTTTTCACCCGTCGTGCAGACGCTGCGCGCGGCGGGCGCCCAGTTCGCGCTGGACGACTACGGCACGGCCAACGCCAGCCTCAACCTCTGGGTGCAACTCCAGCCCGATGTCGTGAAGATCGACCGCTTCTTCATCCATGACATCGCTCACGACGCGCTCAAGTTCGAAGCCGTGCGCGCCATGCAGCATTTCGCGCAGGCGAGCGGCACGCGCCTCGTCGCGGAGGGCATCGAGACCGCCGCCGACCTGATCGTGCTGCGCGACATGGGCATCGACTGCGGCCAGGGCTTTTTCTTTGGCCGCCCCAACGTGGAACCGCTTCGCGTGCTTGCACGCGAAGCGCGCGAGGCGATTCGCGCGGACCATATCGCCGTGTTCCCCGAGGCCACGCGCAGCGCCGCCACGCAGCCCGCGGGCGGCGGCGCGCCCGCCAGCAAGATGCTCGTGCGCGCACCCGCGCTGCCGCGCCAGGCAACCAATAACGACGTGCTCGAACTGTTCAACGGTCAACCCGATCTGCACGCGGTGGCCGTGGTGGAAGACGAAGCGCCCGTCGCGCTCATCAACCGGCGCGCGTTCATGGACCGCTATGCGCTGCCTTACCACCGCGAGCTGTTCGGCAAGAAGGCTTGCCTGCAATTCGCCAACGCGCAGCCGGTGCTGATCGAGCAGTCGATGACGGTCGAGCAGATGGCCACGCTCCTCGCCAGCGACGACCAGCGCTACCTCGCCGATGGCTTCGTGATCACCGACAACGGCCGCTATGCCGGACTCGGCACCGGCGAGAGCCTCGTGCGCGCGGTGACGGAAGTGCGCATCCAGGCTGCGCGCTACGCGAATCCGCTGACCTTCCTGCCGGGCAACATTCCCATCAGCTCGCATATCGAGCGTCTGCTCTCGCACGACGCGGGCTTTCACGCGTGCTACGTCGACCTGAACCAGTTCAAGCCCTTCAACGATCAGTACGGCTACTGGCAGGGCGACGAAGTGCTCAAGTTCGCGGCGACGGTGCTCGCCGACGCCTGCGACCCCACGCGCGACTTCCTCGGCCACGTGGGCGGCGACGACTTCCTGATCCTGTTCCAGAGCGAGACGTGGCGCGAGCGCGCGCGCCAGGCCATCGAAACGTTCAACGAAGGCGCACAGCGCTTCTACGCGCCGGCCGACCGGCTCGCGGGCGGCATCCACGGCGAGGATCGCCACGGCAACGCCACCTTCTTCACCTTCGTGACGATGGCGATCGGCTGCGTGCACGTCGCGCCGGGCGAAGGCGCGCAGCACAGCAGCGACGCCATCGCCTCGCTCGCAGCGCTCGCCAAACGCCGCGCGAAACAGGAAGCCACCGGACTCGTCGTGATCGACGGCAGCGCGAGCGCCGACCTCCTTCCCACGCTCGGTTCGACTTCAGGCGAAGCCGCCAGCGCGTGA
- a CDS encoding bile acid:sodium symporter family protein — MARPKFLPDNFTLCLVGTVILASLFPVHGQAATGFNWLTNVAVGLLFFLHGAKLSREAIVAGATHWRLHIVVLLSTFVLFPVLGLALKPVLSPLVTPALYAGVLFLCTLPSTVQSSIAFTSIARGNVPAAVCSASASSLIGIFVTPALVSLIVTNQSASAGSAWHTVWNIVLQLLVPFVAGQLLRPVIGHWIERNKGVLKFVDQGSILLVVFGAFSEAVNEGLWHHIPLTALGGLLVVNAVLLALALGITMYTSKKLGFSRADQITIIFCGSKKSLAAGVPMAKVIFASNAVGAVVLPLMLFHQIQLMVCAALAQRWGARDMSAERAASAGDESRAGTSERTAAAARR; from the coding sequence ATGGCACGTCCGAAATTCCTGCCCGATAACTTCACCCTTTGCCTTGTCGGCACGGTGATTCTTGCGAGCCTGTTCCCGGTGCACGGCCAGGCCGCCACCGGTTTCAACTGGCTGACCAACGTAGCCGTCGGCCTGCTGTTCTTCCTGCACGGCGCCAAGCTTTCGCGCGAGGCGATCGTCGCCGGCGCGACGCACTGGCGGCTGCACATCGTCGTCCTGCTCAGCACTTTCGTACTCTTTCCAGTGCTGGGACTCGCGCTCAAGCCCGTGCTTTCGCCGCTCGTCACCCCGGCGCTCTACGCGGGCGTGTTGTTCCTCTGCACACTGCCCTCCACGGTGCAGTCGTCCATCGCCTTTACCTCGATTGCGCGCGGCAACGTGCCCGCCGCCGTTTGCAGCGCTTCGGCGTCGAGCCTGATCGGCATCTTCGTCACGCCCGCGCTCGTGAGCCTGATCGTCACGAACCAGAGCGCGAGCGCCGGCTCGGCCTGGCACACCGTGTGGAACATCGTGCTGCAACTGCTCGTGCCTTTCGTGGCGGGCCAGTTGCTGCGCCCGGTGATTGGCCACTGGATCGAGCGCAACAAGGGTGTGCTCAAGTTCGTCGATCAGGGCTCGATCCTGCTCGTGGTGTTCGGCGCATTTTCCGAGGCCGTCAACGAAGGGCTCTGGCATCACATTCCGCTCACCGCGCTCGGCGGGCTGCTCGTGGTGAATGCGGTGCTCCTCGCGCTCGCGCTCGGCATCACGATGTACACGAGCAAGAAGCTCGGCTTCTCGCGCGCCGACCAGATCACCATCATTTTCTGCGGCTCGAAAAAGAGCCTTGCGGCCGGCGTGCCGATGGCAAAGGTCATTTTCGCCTCGAACGCCGTGGGCGCGGTCGTGCTGCCGCTCATGCTGTTCCACCAGATCCAGCTCATGGTGTGCGCGGCACTCGCCCAGCGCTGGGGCGCGCGCGACATGAGCGCCGAGCGCGCCGCCAGCGCCGGCGACGAATCGCGCGCCGGCACGAGCGAGCGCACTGCTGCGGCTGCGCGCCGCTAA
- a CDS encoding AGE family epimerase/isomerase, with product MTMTADTASTATAQPVAAPGVASFRDRGFLLGHVQDTLRFYAPNVLDPSGGFFHYFRDDGSIYNAHSRHLVSSCRYVFNYAMAYREFGDPQHLEYARHGLQFLREGHWDPQLQGYDWEIDWRDGKKRVLDATRHCYGLAFVLLAYSHAAMAGIEEARPMIGATFDLMEHRFWDGAAGLYADEASADWIVSGYRGQNANMHTTEALLAAYEATGHLVYLDRAERVASNITLRQAKLSQGLVWEHFHADWSVDWHYNEEDSSNIFRPWGFQPGHQTEWAKLLLLLERHRPLPWLLPRAIELFDAAMAHAWDNDHGGLYYGFGPDGTVCDHDKYFWVQAETFATAALLGKRTGNERFWDWYDEIWRYSWANFVDHRYGAWYRILTCDNRKYSDEKSPAGKTDYHTMGACYEALNALPGRGMAPVVGREEAAAGDMTGTTGQN from the coding sequence ATGACGATGACCGCCGACACCGCCTCCACCGCCACCGCACAACCCGTCGCCGCACCGGGCGTCGCGAGCTTTCGCGACCGCGGGTTCCTGCTCGGCCACGTGCAGGACACGCTGCGCTTTTACGCGCCGAACGTGCTCGATCCGTCGGGCGGCTTTTTCCACTACTTCCGCGACGACGGCTCGATCTACAACGCGCACTCGCGGCACCTCGTGAGCAGCTGCCGTTACGTCTTCAACTATGCGATGGCGTATCGCGAGTTCGGCGATCCGCAGCACCTGGAATATGCGCGCCACGGCCTGCAGTTCCTGCGCGAAGGCCACTGGGACCCGCAACTGCAAGGCTACGACTGGGAGATCGACTGGCGCGACGGCAAGAAGCGCGTGCTCGACGCCACGCGCCACTGCTATGGCCTCGCGTTCGTGCTGCTCGCTTACTCGCATGCGGCGATGGCCGGCATCGAGGAAGCACGGCCGATGATCGGCGCGACCTTCGATCTAATGGAACACCGCTTCTGGGACGGAGCGGCGGGCCTGTACGCCGACGAGGCGAGCGCCGACTGGATCGTCTCGGGCTATCGCGGCCAGAACGCCAACATGCATACGACCGAGGCGCTGCTCGCGGCCTATGAGGCGACGGGCCACCTCGTGTATCTCGACCGCGCCGAGCGCGTCGCGTCGAACATCACGCTGCGTCAGGCGAAGCTCTCACAAGGGCTCGTGTGGGAACACTTCCACGCGGACTGGTCGGTGGACTGGCATTACAACGAGGAAGACAGCTCGAATATCTTCCGCCCGTGGGGCTTCCAGCCGGGGCATCAAACGGAATGGGCGAAGCTGCTGTTGCTGCTCGAGCGTCACCGGCCGCTGCCCTGGCTGCTGCCGCGCGCGATCGAACTCTTCGACGCCGCCATGGCGCACGCGTGGGACAACGATCACGGCGGCCTCTACTACGGCTTCGGCCCGGACGGCACCGTATGCGATCACGACAAATACTTCTGGGTGCAGGCGGAAACCTTCGCCACGGCGGCGCTGCTGGGCAAGCGAACCGGCAACGAGCGCTTCTGGGACTGGTACGACGAGATCTGGCGCTACAGCTGGGCGAATTTCGTCGATCATCGGTACGGCGCGTGGTATCGCATACTCACCTGCGACAACCGCAAGTACAGTGACGAGAAGAGCCCCGCCGGCAAGACCGACTATCACACCATGGGCGCGTGCTACGAAGCGCTGAACGCGCTGCCCGGACGCGGCATGGCGCCGGTCGTCGGCCGCGAGGAAGCCGCCGCTGGCGACATGACCGGCACGACCGGCCAGAACTGA
- a CDS encoding DUF3309 family protein encodes MLGTLLLVILILLLIGAFPAWPHSRSWGYAPSGTLGIIVVVVVVLVLMGTI; translated from the coding sequence ATGCTCGGCACCCTGCTTCTGGTCATTCTGATCCTGCTGCTCATTGGCGCGTTTCCAGCGTGGCCGCATAGCCGCTCGTGGGGCTACGCGCCTTCGGGCACGCTCGGCATCATCGTTGTTGTGGTGGTCGTGCTGGTGTTGATGGGAACGATCTAG